In Actinomadura citrea, a single window of DNA contains:
- the cydD gene encoding thiol reductant ABC exporter subunit CydD, giving the protein MKPLDPRLLRHARTTRPFLAASVLLGAATAGLIIAQATLLAGMLTRAFLDGASLGDLRTPLLLLLAVVLGRTLVAWLQEVAAHHSAAAVKSQLRGRLLAHALALGPRWLSGERSGELATLATRGIDALDDYFSRYLPQLVLAVIVPVAVGARILLGDWLSAVTIAATLPLIPVFAILVGLTTQRRMDRQWRTLSLLSAHFLDVVAGLPTLKIFGRARAQADRIREITGRHRRATMSTLRIAFLSALVLEVLSTLSVALVAVSIGLRLVEGGLGLETALLVLILAPEAYLPLRQVGAQYHASVEGLTAAARIFEVLETPLPPSGTRRDVPGPDRATLRLDGVTVTYPGRDVPALDDFSLTVHPGETVALVGPSGAGKSTVLAVLLGFVRPDSGRVLVDWDDLADLAPDAWRERIAWVPQRPHLFAGSVAANIRLGRPDASDAEVREAARAANALGFVDALPSGFGTPLGDRGAGLSAGQRQRIALARAFLRDAPLLLLDEPTSNLDTESEAAVLDAVRRLAESRTVILVAHRPALAAMADRTVPITPALVTT; this is encoded by the coding sequence ATGAAGCCCCTCGACCCCCGGCTGCTGCGCCACGCCCGCACGACGCGCCCGTTCCTCGCGGCGTCCGTCCTGCTCGGCGCCGCCACCGCCGGACTGATCATCGCCCAGGCCACCCTCCTCGCCGGCATGCTCACCCGCGCCTTCCTGGACGGCGCGTCGCTCGGCGACCTGCGGACCCCGCTCCTGCTGCTCCTCGCCGTCGTCCTCGGCCGGACGCTCGTCGCGTGGCTCCAGGAGGTCGCGGCGCACCACTCGGCCGCCGCGGTGAAGTCGCAGCTGCGCGGCCGGCTGCTCGCCCACGCCCTGGCCCTCGGGCCGCGCTGGCTGTCGGGCGAGCGCAGCGGCGAGCTCGCCACCCTCGCCACCCGCGGGATCGACGCGCTGGACGACTACTTCTCCCGCTACCTGCCGCAACTCGTCCTCGCGGTGATCGTCCCGGTGGCGGTCGGCGCGCGGATCCTGCTGGGCGACTGGCTCTCCGCCGTGACGATCGCGGCGACGCTCCCGCTCATCCCCGTCTTCGCGATCCTGGTCGGCCTCACCACCCAGCGCAGGATGGACCGGCAGTGGCGGACGCTCTCCCTGCTCTCCGCGCACTTCCTGGACGTCGTCGCCGGCCTCCCCACCCTGAAGATCTTCGGCCGCGCCCGCGCGCAGGCGGACCGGATCCGCGAGATCACCGGCCGGCACCGGCGCGCGACCATGTCCACCCTGCGGATCGCGTTCCTGTCCGCCCTCGTCCTCGAAGTGCTCTCCACGCTGTCCGTCGCGCTGGTCGCCGTGTCGATCGGGCTCCGGCTGGTGGAGGGCGGCCTCGGCCTGGAGACCGCGCTGCTCGTCCTGATCCTCGCGCCGGAGGCCTACCTCCCCCTCCGCCAGGTCGGCGCGCAGTACCACGCGAGCGTCGAGGGCCTCACCGCCGCCGCGCGGATCTTCGAGGTCCTCGAAACGCCGCTGCCCCCGTCCGGTACGCGGCGGGACGTCCCGGGCCCGGACCGGGCGACCCTCCGGCTGGACGGCGTGACGGTGACGTACCCCGGCCGCGACGTCCCCGCCCTCGACGACTTCTCGCTGACCGTCCACCCGGGCGAGACGGTCGCCCTGGTCGGCCCGAGCGGCGCGGGCAAGTCGACCGTGCTCGCCGTGCTGCTCGGCTTCGTCCGCCCGGACTCGGGCCGCGTCCTGGTCGACTGGGACGACCTCGCCGACCTCGCGCCGGACGCCTGGCGCGAGCGGATCGCCTGGGTCCCCCAGCGCCCGCACCTGTTCGCCGGCTCCGTCGCCGCGAACATCCGCCTCGGCCGCCCGGACGCCTCCGACGCCGAGGTCCGCGAGGCCGCCCGCGCCGCGAACGCCCTCGGGTTCGTCGACGCCCTCCCCTCAGGCTTCGGCACGCCCCTCGGCGACCGCGGCGCGGGCCTGTCCGCCGGCCAGCGCCAGCGCATCGCCCTGGCCCGCGCCTTCCTCCGCGACGCCCCGCTCCTCCTCCTGGACGAACCGACCTCCAACCTGGACACCGAAAGCGAGGCCGCCGTCCTCGACGCCGTCCGCCGCCTGGCGGAGTCCCGCACGGTCATCCTCGTGGCCCACCGCCCGGCCCTGGCCGCGATGGCCGACCGCACCGTCCCCATCACCCCCGCCCTGGTGACGACATGA
- the cydB gene encoding cytochrome d ubiquinol oxidase subunit II yields MELTTAWFIIIAFLWTSYFFLEGFDFGVGMLLPVLGRDDVERRVVINTIGPVWDGNEVWFIVAGAATFAAFPEWYATLFSGFYLPLLAILLALIIRGVAFEYRGKRDDARWRSRWDKAIFWGSLVPAFMWGVAFANMVRGVPLDADHEFVGSLGDLLSPYALLGGLTTVTLFILHGAVFLALKTSGGIRARARRIAGLAAVAAVAAGGGFLLITQLQYGRPVTWLTAAGAAAGLLAAAAANRRGREGWAFVGTGAAIVLAVATLFLSLFPDVLPSTLATGGLTTENAASSGYTLKIMTWVAAVFTPIVMIYQGWTYWVFRKRIGTSHIPVKKPVA; encoded by the coding sequence ATGGAACTCACCACCGCCTGGTTCATCATCATCGCCTTCCTGTGGACGAGCTACTTCTTCCTGGAGGGGTTCGACTTCGGCGTCGGCATGCTGCTGCCCGTGCTCGGCCGCGACGACGTCGAGCGCCGCGTCGTCATCAACACCATCGGCCCCGTGTGGGACGGCAACGAGGTGTGGTTCATCGTCGCGGGCGCCGCCACCTTCGCCGCGTTCCCCGAGTGGTACGCCACCCTGTTCAGCGGCTTCTACCTGCCGCTCCTCGCGATCCTGCTCGCGCTGATCATCCGCGGCGTGGCGTTCGAGTACCGCGGCAAGCGCGACGACGCCCGCTGGCGGTCCCGCTGGGACAAGGCGATCTTCTGGGGCAGCCTCGTGCCCGCGTTCATGTGGGGCGTCGCGTTCGCGAACATGGTCCGGGGTGTGCCGCTGGACGCCGACCACGAGTTCGTCGGCTCCCTCGGCGACCTCCTCAGCCCGTACGCGCTGCTCGGCGGGCTCACCACCGTCACCCTCTTCATCCTGCACGGCGCGGTGTTCCTCGCGCTCAAGACGTCCGGGGGCATCCGGGCCCGGGCCCGCCGGATCGCCGGGCTCGCCGCGGTCGCCGCCGTCGCCGCCGGTGGCGGCTTCCTGCTGATCACCCAGCTCCAGTACGGCAGGCCCGTCACCTGGCTGACCGCCGCGGGCGCCGCCGCCGGGCTGCTCGCCGCCGCGGCGGCCAACCGGCGCGGCCGCGAGGGCTGGGCGTTCGTCGGGACCGGCGCCGCCATCGTGCTCGCCGTCGCCACCCTGTTCCTGTCGCTGTTCCCGGACGTCCTGCCGTCCACCCTCGCCACCGGCGGCCTGACCACCGAGAACGCCGCCTCGTCCGGCTACACCCTGAAGATCATGACGTGGGTGGCGGCCGTGTTCACCCCGATCGTGATGATCTACCAGGGCTGGACGTACTGGGTCTTCCGCAAGCGGATCGGCACGTCCCACATCCCGGTGAAGAAGCCGGTCGCATGA
- a CDS encoding cytochrome ubiquinol oxidase subunit I: MDTVDIARWQFGITTVYHFLFVPLTIGLSALVAVLQTAWLRTGRTAYLRATKFWGKLFLINFAMGIVTGIVQEFQFGMNWSDYSRFVGDIFGAPLAIEGLLAFFVESTFLGLWIFGWDRLPKRLHLGCIWLVHIGTLLSAYFILAANSWMQHPVGYRIDHGSGRAVLTDFWAVLTNSTQLVAFPHTMTAAFATGGMFMAGVSAWHLARRRNVEVFRPSLKLALAVTAIASIGVAITGDLQGKVMTEQQPMKMAAAEALYETERPASFSIFTVGTLNGEEEVFGLKVPRVLSFLATGTLDGEVKGINDVQAAEQERYGAGDYRPMTPVIYWNFRVMVGAGLAMALVSLAGLWTLRRGRLPSSPWVYRIGVLSLTLPFIGNSAGWIFTEMGRQPWSVFGVLKTSSSVSPGVSASSMLISVASLTALYGVLLVIETGLMLKYAKAGPPSEDEVLPPPSDGPGSDSDSERSLAFAY; this comes from the coding sequence ATGGACACCGTCGACATCGCCCGGTGGCAGTTCGGGATCACCACCGTCTACCACTTCCTCTTCGTCCCGCTCACGATCGGGCTCTCCGCGCTGGTCGCGGTGCTCCAGACGGCCTGGCTGCGGACGGGGAGGACGGCGTACCTGCGCGCCACCAAGTTCTGGGGCAAGCTCTTCCTGATCAACTTCGCGATGGGAATCGTCACCGGCATCGTGCAGGAGTTCCAGTTCGGCATGAACTGGAGTGACTACTCCCGGTTCGTCGGCGACATCTTCGGGGCGCCGCTCGCCATCGAGGGCCTGCTCGCCTTCTTCGTCGAGTCGACCTTCCTCGGCCTGTGGATCTTCGGCTGGGACCGGCTGCCGAAGCGGCTGCACCTCGGCTGCATCTGGCTCGTGCACATCGGGACGCTGCTGTCTGCGTACTTCATCCTCGCCGCGAACTCCTGGATGCAGCACCCCGTCGGCTACCGGATCGACCACGGGTCCGGACGGGCCGTCCTCACCGACTTCTGGGCCGTCCTGACCAACTCCACCCAGCTCGTCGCGTTCCCGCACACCATGACGGCGGCGTTCGCCACCGGCGGCATGTTCATGGCCGGCGTCAGCGCCTGGCACCTGGCCCGCCGCAGGAACGTCGAGGTGTTCCGGCCGTCGCTGAAGCTCGCGCTGGCCGTCACCGCGATCGCGTCCATCGGCGTCGCGATCACCGGCGACCTGCAGGGCAAGGTCATGACCGAGCAGCAGCCGATGAAGATGGCCGCCGCCGAGGCGCTCTACGAGACCGAGCGGCCCGCCTCCTTCTCGATCTTCACCGTGGGGACGCTGAACGGCGAGGAGGAGGTCTTCGGACTCAAGGTCCCGCGCGTGCTGTCGTTCCTCGCCACCGGCACCCTCGACGGCGAGGTCAAGGGGATCAACGACGTCCAGGCCGCCGAGCAGGAGCGCTACGGGGCCGGCGACTACCGCCCGATGACCCCCGTCATCTACTGGAACTTCCGGGTCATGGTCGGCGCCGGGCTGGCCATGGCGCTGGTCTCGCTGGCCGGGCTGTGGACGCTGCGCCGCGGCAGGCTTCCCTCCAGCCCCTGGGTGTACCGGATCGGCGTCCTCTCGCTGACCCTGCCCTTCATCGGCAACTCCGCCGGATGGATCTTCACCGAGATGGGCCGGCAGCCCTGGTCGGTGTTCGGCGTGCTGAAGACGTCGTCGAGCGTCTCGCCGGGGGTGTCGGCGTCGTCGATGCTCATCTCGGTCGCCTCGCTGACCGCGCTCTACGGCGTCCTCCTGGTCATCGAGACCGGGCTGATGCTCAAGTACGCCAAGGCCGGGCCGCCGTCGGAGGACGAGGTGCTGCCGCCGCCGTCCGACGGCCCCGGGTCCGACTCCGACTCCGAGCGCTCGCTCGCGTTCGCCTACTGA
- a CDS encoding S1 family peptidase, protein MHRRILGMLAAAAVGAAALTAGAAPASAAPAAAPARPAQVKAVDFTGIVALSNCSGSLVRTPTAADSDPALVLTNGHCYEGGMPSAGQVITNRASSRTFSLLNPSGSGTLGTLRANRVLYATMTDTDVTLYRLNQSYAAIRQAYGTPALQLSISHPTAGADVRVVSGYWRRIYSCNIDGFAYRVKEGEWTWKDSIRYTPSCNVIGGTSGSPLVDASTGKVVGANNTINEDGGRCTLNNPCEVDQSGTVTVHPNIGYAQQTYILATCIAPGSVLDFNRPGCLVPRARS, encoded by the coding sequence ATGCACAGACGCATTCTCGGCATGCTCGCCGCCGCGGCCGTCGGCGCCGCGGCGCTGACCGCGGGCGCCGCCCCCGCCTCCGCCGCGCCCGCCGCCGCGCCCGCGCGCCCCGCCCAGGTCAAGGCCGTCGACTTCACCGGGATCGTCGCCCTGAGCAACTGCTCCGGCTCGCTCGTCCGCACCCCGACCGCCGCCGACAGCGACCCGGCGCTCGTGCTCACCAACGGCCACTGCTACGAGGGCGGCATGCCCAGTGCCGGACAGGTCATTACGAACCGGGCGTCCAGCCGCACGTTCAGCCTGCTCAACCCCAGCGGCTCGGGCACGCTCGGCACCCTGCGCGCCAACAGGGTTCTGTACGCCACCATGACCGACACCGACGTGACCCTGTACCGGCTCAACCAGAGCTACGCGGCCATCCGGCAGGCCTACGGGACGCCGGCGCTCCAGCTCTCGATCAGCCACCCCACCGCCGGCGCCGACGTGCGCGTGGTCTCCGGCTACTGGCGCAGGATCTACTCCTGCAACATCGACGGCTTCGCCTACCGCGTCAAGGAAGGGGAGTGGACGTGGAAGGACTCGATCCGCTACACCCCCTCCTGCAACGTCATCGGCGGCACCTCGGGCTCCCCGCTCGTCGACGCCTCGACCGGCAAGGTCGTCGGGGCGAACAACACCATCAACGAGGACGGCGGCCGCTGCACGCTGAACAACCCGTGCGAGGTCGACCAGTCCGGCACCGTCACGGTGCACCCGAACATCGGGTACGCCCAGCAGACCTACATCCTGGCCACCTGCATCGCCCCCGGCAGCGTCCTCGACTTCAACCGCCCGGGCTGCCTGGTCCCGCGCGCCAGGAGTTGA
- a CDS encoding ATP-grasp domain-containing protein codes for MDKPVVAIVRPFTSAAMVAPALREAGFSPVAVMDYTGPALAPLHSSHDPGNYDAVINHHGDMAETIARLGALNPIAVIPGVEAALRLAQECSDALAPEFSNDPERVDARRHKYLMHQALAEAGLPVPRQISTTDPDEVAAWIEREGLAGKDLVVKPPTSAGTVGVSRAPGGQGWRELFTAMLGTRDKLDVLAEEVLVQELMTGTEYAIDTVSHDGRHSITDMIKYRRVPFGEGIAVYDYVEWLPYDTGAYGELIDYGLAALDAVGLRNWAAHTEIMMTPDGPRLLEVNARLAGAGNPAVTEIATGESQVTRIVDVCRGLGPQMPPGYTLRRNVMAVFLMSHSTGIVRNAEIYDQARDLPSYHSPVHVVRTGDRVDASTDLFASMTMGYIILAHEDPEQIYADREAIRKVEKDLIVDVEETG; via the coding sequence ATGGACAAGCCAGTCGTCGCAATCGTGCGGCCCTTCACCTCGGCGGCGATGGTCGCTCCCGCGCTCCGGGAGGCGGGGTTCAGCCCGGTGGCCGTGATGGACTACACGGGGCCCGCGCTCGCCCCGCTGCACTCCTCGCACGACCCCGGCAACTACGACGCGGTCATCAACCATCACGGCGACATGGCGGAGACGATCGCCCGGCTCGGCGCGTTGAACCCGATCGCCGTCATTCCCGGGGTCGAGGCGGCGCTGCGGCTCGCGCAGGAGTGCTCGGACGCCCTCGCGCCGGAGTTCTCCAACGATCCGGAGAGGGTCGACGCTCGGCGGCACAAGTACCTCATGCACCAGGCTCTCGCCGAAGCGGGGCTGCCCGTCCCCCGGCAGATCTCCACGACCGACCCCGACGAGGTCGCCGCCTGGATCGAGCGCGAGGGGCTCGCCGGCAAGGACCTCGTCGTCAAGCCGCCGACGAGCGCCGGCACGGTCGGGGTCAGCCGCGCTCCCGGCGGGCAGGGCTGGCGCGAGCTGTTCACGGCGATGCTCGGCACCCGCGACAAGCTCGACGTGCTGGCCGAGGAGGTCCTCGTCCAGGAGTTGATGACCGGTACCGAGTACGCCATCGACACCGTCAGCCACGACGGCCGGCATTCGATCACCGACATGATCAAGTACCGGCGGGTGCCGTTCGGCGAGGGCATCGCCGTGTACGACTACGTGGAGTGGCTCCCCTACGACACGGGCGCCTACGGCGAGCTGATCGACTACGGGCTCGCCGCGCTGGACGCGGTGGGGCTGCGCAACTGGGCGGCGCACACCGAGATCATGATGACCCCGGACGGGCCGCGCCTGCTGGAGGTCAACGCGCGGCTGGCCGGAGCGGGCAACCCCGCGGTGACCGAGATCGCCACCGGAGAGAGCCAGGTCACGAGGATCGTGGACGTGTGCCGCGGCCTCGGCCCGCAGATGCCGCCCGGCTACACCCTGCGCCGCAATGTCATGGCCGTGTTCCTCATGTCGCACTCCACGGGGATCGTGCGCAACGCCGAGATCTACGATCAGGCGCGCGACCTGCCCAGCTACCACTCCCCGGTGCACGTGGTGCGCACCGGGGACCGCGTCGACGCCAGCACGGACCTGTTCGCCAGCATGACGATGGGCTACATCATCCTCGCCCACGAGGACCCGGAGCAGATCTACGCCGACCGCGAGGCCATCCGCAAGGTCGAGAAGGACCTGATCGTCGACGTGGAGGAAACCGGCTGA